In the genome of Oscarella lobularis chromosome 1, ooOscLobu1.1, whole genome shotgun sequence, one region contains:
- the LOC136198278 gene encoding protein C-ets-1-like: MFTDAELSMLATTAPPLSQHTTNTTAISLPNVALPSVTRPDVHYHPRPIPQISVTGSQAVAAHMSTDWFAAGGGVDLIQVLCGGFDAERERLGADPDPSKWTTDDVQGWLTWTMKEFSIRALDRELFRIDGRELCQLTKREFLQRTPEFYGDLLYTHLQHLYNKARHSTSSSSFDDVDDVEALVNALAPSEYEGNYETTQYGVVQQARRREYSPDTPPKSPPSSIDDANPLPLADGVASWMGSANSLAPPNRTVSRQMPSPASSLTSSQSHSPYGSPRTSPCPSPGPAPTGPSLAVQAAMTAAYTESSGPIQLWQFLLELLTDRSNMDCIVWTGREWEFKLTDPEVVAQRWGKRKNKPKMNYEKLSRGLRYYYDKNIIHKVPGKRYVYKFVCDLESLLGCTAQELQAKYHSEIPSNPYHHHHRVSPPSLPSYSAAMHQASFNLAPQYSYANAAAVTMPQQAPLNYFC, from the exons ATGTTTACCGACGCCGAATTGTCCATGCTGGCGACGACAGCGCCGCCGCTGTCGCAACACACGACGAACACGACGGCGATATCGCTTCCAAACGTTGCGTTGCCGTCGGTCACGCGACCCGACGTTCACTATCACCCTCGTCCGATACCGCAAATAAGCGTCACAGGATCGCAAGCAGTAGCAGCGCATATGTCGACAG ACTGGTTCGCAGCTGGCGGAGGCGTCGATCTCATACAAGTATTGTGCGGCGGATTTGACGCGGAGCGAGAGCGACTTGGAGCCGATCCAG ATCCGTCTAAGTGGACGACAGACGACGTGCAGGGTTGGCTGACGTGGACCATGAAAGAGTTCAGCATTCGCgcgctcgatcgcgaacTCTTTCGAATCGACGGGCGCGAATTGTGCCAATTGACGAAGCGAGAGTTTCTCCAACGAACGCCCGAATTCTACGGCGATCTACTCTACACTCATCTCCAGCACCTCTACAATAAAG cGCGACactcgacgtcttcttcctcgttcgacgacgtcgacgacgtcgaagcgctcgTAAACGCGCTCGCTCCGTCCGAATACGAAGGCAATTACGAGACGACGCAGTACGGCGTCGTTCAGcaagcgcgacgacgcgaataCAGTCCCGATACGCCACCGAAATCGCCTCCGTCGTCGATAGACGATGCGAATCCTCTGCcgctcgccgacggcgttgcTTCGTGGATGGGAAGCGCCAATTCGCTAGCACCGCCCAACCGTACCGTCTCGCGCCAGA TGCCGAGTCccgcttcgtcgttgacgtcgagtcAGAGTCACTCGCCGTACGGTTCGCcgcgaacgtcgccgtgccCGTCGCCGGGACCGGCGCCGACCGGTCCGTCGCTCGCCGTTCAGGCGGCAATGACGGCGGCTTACACCGAGAGCAGCGGCCCAATTCAACTGTGGCAATTTCTGCTCGAACTTCTCACCGATAGGAGCAACATGGATTGCATTGTCTGGACGGGACGCGAATGGGAATTCAAGCTGACCGACCCGGAAGTCGTCGCTCAGCGCTGGGGCAAACGAAAGAATAAGCCCAAGATGAACTACGAGAAACTGAGCCGAGGTCTGCGCTACTACTACGATAAGAACATCATACACAAGGTTCCCGGTAAACGATACGTGTACAAGTTCGTCTGCGATTTGGAGTCGCTTCTCGGATGCACGGCTCAGGAGCTTCAGGCGAAGTACCACTCGGAGATACCGTCTAATCCgtatcatcatcaccatcgcgtttcgccgccttcgcTTCCTTCCTATTCTGCGGCAATGCATCAAGCGTCGTTTAATCTCGCGCCTCAGTACAGTTATGCtaatgccgccgccgtgacGATGCCACAGCAGGCGCCGTTGAATTACTTCTGCTGA
- the LOC136198261 gene encoding protein C-ets-1-like isoform X2 has protein sequence MQNHLSSPNEKAIDYQRDDGTTTTTTTNRYRRRSPTTEKASSTGSATPHQSPMPSRGRKRKQHPSMNSGGNDVLPSKTSFLQLPKDPIEWNREHVRQWLSWAQAENNLGPIDTSHFDAMNGEDLCRMEKEDFVRLTRDETGNALYSHLNVLRKAAFASQERPENRAGSASEGCPEANETKPSSPPRRSPNPPVAAAAGAQAPYADSIDANAAAVSATPTASTALLAAAVRQSTPAVASAMDFSAHQPVTSIFSRAIMTHPYAGAGMPYIHPAGVTVPGMASFGSPAAMYHHAAQGAMPFAPMMAEGFHYDPVTWMAMSPSRLASPYTHDQMLAVQTEIRNAMNAGRAPQPDQFASVQQQQQQQHQQQQQQTVRVPSSVDQPASSPSQQQRLASTATTTAAAAAAAAATGSGGSGGGGGGHSPKADGTVPSYPVPSSTGDRDKSSQASDASATTPAAAGASPGGGQIQLWQFLLDLLTDKRNANCIAWAGNNGEFKLLDPDEVSRRWGMRKKKPNMNYDKLSRAIRYYYDKKIMHKVPGKRYVYRFDFETLAMINNNSISSIDFPSNPTIAPAAAGPLSMLGLQQSDVSLAHAAAAASVRMPHSLAMQQQQQQTGSSPSLLLASRGLTGPGMHSFLGGSGGGAGVGGGGSGHLLEVPSAGQIQRPSSAPPAPTTSMGGGYVSSMMFNHHRARDGTPQ, from the exons ATGCAAAATCATCTATCGTCGCCCAACGAAAAG GCGATCGATtatcaacgcgacgacggcacgacaacgacgacgacgacgaatcgatatcgtcgtcgatcgccaACGACAGAGAAAGCGAGTTCGACAGGAAGCGCGACTCCCCATCAGTCGCCTATGCCGTCACGCGGAAGGAAGCGAAAGCAACATCCGTCGATGAACAGCGGCGGCAACGATGTTTTgccgtcgaaaacgagcttTTTACAGTTGCCTAAAG ATCCGATCGAGTGGAACCGCGAGCACGTACGACAGTGGCTTTCGTGGGCGCAAGCCGAGAACAATCTCGGACCGATCGACACGTCGCACTTCGATGCGATGAACGGCGAAGATTTGTGTCGCATGGAAAAGGAAGATTTTGTTCGGCTaacgcgcgacgaaacgggCAACGCTCTTTATAGTCATTTGAACGTTTTGCGAAAAG CTGCATTCGCCAGTCAGGAAAGACCAGAAAACCGCGCGGGATCGGCGAGCGAAG GGTGCCCcgaagcgaacgaaacgaaaccgtcgtcgccgccgcgtaGGAGTCCAAATCCACcagtcgccgccgccgccggggCGCAAGCGCCGTACGCCGATTCGATCGAtgcgaacgccgccgccgtttccgcaACGCCAACGGCATCGACGGctcttctcgccgccgccgttcgtcAATCGACTCCCGCCGTGGCGAGCGCTATGGACTTTTCCGCTCATCAACCAGTCACGAGCATTTTCTCGCGCGCCATCATGACTCACCCGTATGCCG GGGCGGGTATGCCGTACATTCATCCGGCTGGCGTCACAGTTCCTGGAATGGCATCGTTCGGGTCACCAGCAGCCATGTATCATCACGCCGCTCAAGGAGCAATGCCATTTGCGCCGA tgATGGCCGAGGGATTTCATTACGATCCCGTAACGTGGATGGcgatgtcgccgtcgcgcttGGCGTCGCCGTACACTCACGATCAGATGCTCGCCGTTCAGACGGAAATTCGCAACGCAATGAACGCCGGTCGAGCGCCGCAACCAGATCAATTTGCGTCAGttcaacaacaacagcaacagcaacatcaacagcaacaacagcaaacCGTTCGAGTGCCGTCCTCCGTCGATCAAcccgcgtcgtcgccgtctcaaCAACAGCGATTGGCtagcacggcgacgacgacggcggcggcggcggcggcggctgctgCTACAGGAAGTGGcggaagtggcggcggcggcggcggccacAGCCCCAAGGCGGACGGAACTGTTCCCAGTTACCCAgttccgtcgtcgactgGAGATCGAGATAAATCGTCGCAAGCGTCCGatgcgtcggcgacgactccCGCTGCAGCGGGTGCGAGTCCAG GTGGCGGTCAGATTCAACTCTggcaatttcttctcgatcTCCTCACCGACAAACGCAACGCCAATTGCATAGCGTGGGCGGGCAACAACGGCGAGTTCAAACTCCTCGATCCGGACGAAGTGTCGCGTCGATGGGGCatgcgaaagaaaaagccgaACATGAACTACGACAAGCTGAGCCGAGCGATTCGCTACTACTACGACAAGAAGATCATGCACAAGGTGCCGGGAAAGCGCTACGTCTATCGATTCGACTTCGAAACGCTCGCAATGATCAACAACAATTCCATCAGTTCCATCGACTTCCCGTCGAATCCTACCATAGCGCCGGCAGCGGCGGGTCCATTGAGCATGCTGGGTCTACAGCAATCGGACGTCTCGCTGGCCCATGCCGCGGCCGCTGCTAGCGTTCGCATGCCCCACTCCTTGGCCatgcagcagcaacagcagcagacGGGCagctcgccgtcgctgctcTTGGCGTCGCGCGGTCTAACCGGTCCCGGTATGCACTCCTTTCTCGGTGGCAGTGGCGGTGGtgccggcgtcggcggaggcggcagCGGGCATCTTCTCGAAGTGCCGTCGGCCGGACAGATACAGCGTCCGAGTAGCGCtccgccggcgccgacgacgagcatgGGCGGCGGATACGTTTCGTCCATGATGTTCAATCATCATAGGGCGAGGGATGGAACGCCTCAATGA
- the LOC136198261 gene encoding ETS-like protein pointed isoform X1, producing MSAVHRPILFASRTPVPHPATISSPLPSSPSYLSPFSSSLAFRYHPYAQIFWDRRSPDMQNHLSSPNEKAIDYQRDDGTTTTTTTNRYRRRSPTTEKASSTGSATPHQSPMPSRGRKRKQHPSMNSGGNDVLPSKTSFLQLPKDPIEWNREHVRQWLSWAQAENNLGPIDTSHFDAMNGEDLCRMEKEDFVRLTRDETGNALYSHLNVLRKAAFASQERPENRAGSASEGCPEANETKPSSPPRRSPNPPVAAAAGAQAPYADSIDANAAAVSATPTASTALLAAAVRQSTPAVASAMDFSAHQPVTSIFSRAIMTHPYAGAGMPYIHPAGVTVPGMASFGSPAAMYHHAAQGAMPFAPMMAEGFHYDPVTWMAMSPSRLASPYTHDQMLAVQTEIRNAMNAGRAPQPDQFASVQQQQQQQHQQQQQQTVRVPSSVDQPASSPSQQQRLASTATTTAAAAAAAAATGSGGSGGGGGGHSPKADGTVPSYPVPSSTGDRDKSSQASDASATTPAAAGASPGGGQIQLWQFLLDLLTDKRNANCIAWAGNNGEFKLLDPDEVSRRWGMRKKKPNMNYDKLSRAIRYYYDKKIMHKVPGKRYVYRFDFETLAMINNNSISSIDFPSNPTIAPAAAGPLSMLGLQQSDVSLAHAAAAASVRMPHSLAMQQQQQQTGSSPSLLLASRGLTGPGMHSFLGGSGGGAGVGGGGSGHLLEVPSAGQIQRPSSAPPAPTTSMGGGYVSSMMFNHHRARDGTPQ from the exons ATGTCCGCAGTTCATCGTCCTATTCTCTTCGCTTCTCGAACACCCGTTCCTCACCCCGCTACGATCTcttcgccgctgccgtcatCGCCGTCTTATCTATCGCCTTTTTCCTCGTCACTAGCGTTTCGCTATCATCCCTACGCTCAGATCTTCTGGGATCGGCGATCACCGGACATGCAAAATCATCTATCGTCGCCCAACGAAAAG GCGATCGATtatcaacgcgacgacggcacgacaacgacgacgacgacgaatcgatatcgtcgtcgatcgccaACGACAGAGAAAGCGAGTTCGACAGGAAGCGCGACTCCCCATCAGTCGCCTATGCCGTCACGCGGAAGGAAGCGAAAGCAACATCCGTCGATGAACAGCGGCGGCAACGATGTTTTgccgtcgaaaacgagcttTTTACAGTTGCCTAAAG ATCCGATCGAGTGGAACCGCGAGCACGTACGACAGTGGCTTTCGTGGGCGCAAGCCGAGAACAATCTCGGACCGATCGACACGTCGCACTTCGATGCGATGAACGGCGAAGATTTGTGTCGCATGGAAAAGGAAGATTTTGTTCGGCTaacgcgcgacgaaacgggCAACGCTCTTTATAGTCATTTGAACGTTTTGCGAAAAG CTGCATTCGCCAGTCAGGAAAGACCAGAAAACCGCGCGGGATCGGCGAGCGAAG GGTGCCCcgaagcgaacgaaacgaaaccgtcgtcgccgccgcgtaGGAGTCCAAATCCACcagtcgccgccgccgccggggCGCAAGCGCCGTACGCCGATTCGATCGAtgcgaacgccgccgccgtttccgcaACGCCAACGGCATCGACGGctcttctcgccgccgccgttcgtcAATCGACTCCCGCCGTGGCGAGCGCTATGGACTTTTCCGCTCATCAACCAGTCACGAGCATTTTCTCGCGCGCCATCATGACTCACCCGTATGCCG GGGCGGGTATGCCGTACATTCATCCGGCTGGCGTCACAGTTCCTGGAATGGCATCGTTCGGGTCACCAGCAGCCATGTATCATCACGCCGCTCAAGGAGCAATGCCATTTGCGCCGA tgATGGCCGAGGGATTTCATTACGATCCCGTAACGTGGATGGcgatgtcgccgtcgcgcttGGCGTCGCCGTACACTCACGATCAGATGCTCGCCGTTCAGACGGAAATTCGCAACGCAATGAACGCCGGTCGAGCGCCGCAACCAGATCAATTTGCGTCAGttcaacaacaacagcaacagcaacatcaacagcaacaacagcaaacCGTTCGAGTGCCGTCCTCCGTCGATCAAcccgcgtcgtcgccgtctcaaCAACAGCGATTGGCtagcacggcgacgacgacggcggcggcggcggcggcggctgctgCTACAGGAAGTGGcggaagtggcggcggcggcggcggccacAGCCCCAAGGCGGACGGAACTGTTCCCAGTTACCCAgttccgtcgtcgactgGAGATCGAGATAAATCGTCGCAAGCGTCCGatgcgtcggcgacgactccCGCTGCAGCGGGTGCGAGTCCAG GTGGCGGTCAGATTCAACTCTggcaatttcttctcgatcTCCTCACCGACAAACGCAACGCCAATTGCATAGCGTGGGCGGGCAACAACGGCGAGTTCAAACTCCTCGATCCGGACGAAGTGTCGCGTCGATGGGGCatgcgaaagaaaaagccgaACATGAACTACGACAAGCTGAGCCGAGCGATTCGCTACTACTACGACAAGAAGATCATGCACAAGGTGCCGGGAAAGCGCTACGTCTATCGATTCGACTTCGAAACGCTCGCAATGATCAACAACAATTCCATCAGTTCCATCGACTTCCCGTCGAATCCTACCATAGCGCCGGCAGCGGCGGGTCCATTGAGCATGCTGGGTCTACAGCAATCGGACGTCTCGCTGGCCCATGCCGCGGCCGCTGCTAGCGTTCGCATGCCCCACTCCTTGGCCatgcagcagcaacagcagcagacGGGCagctcgccgtcgctgctcTTGGCGTCGCGCGGTCTAACCGGTCCCGGTATGCACTCCTTTCTCGGTGGCAGTGGCGGTGGtgccggcgtcggcggaggcggcagCGGGCATCTTCTCGAAGTGCCGTCGGCCGGACAGATACAGCGTCCGAGTAGCGCtccgccggcgccgacgacgagcatgGGCGGCGGATACGTTTCGTCCATGATGTTCAATCATCATAGGGCGAGGGATGGAACGCCTCAATGA
- the LOC136198261 gene encoding uncharacterized protein isoform X3: protein MIDVVTMQQDPLRSSTRHRRPSCETETESRPPWCPEANETKPSSPPRRSPNPPVAAAAGAQAPYADSIDANAAAVSATPTASTALLAAAVRQSTPAVASAMDFSAHQPVTSIFSRAIMTHPYAGAGMPYIHPAGVTVPGMASFGSPAAMYHHAAQGAMPFAPMMAEGFHYDPVTWMAMSPSRLASPYTHDQMLAVQTEIRNAMNAGRAPQPDQFASVQQQQQQQHQQQQQQTVRVPSSVDQPASSPSQQQRLASTATTTAAAAAAAAATGSGGSGGGGGGHSPKADGTVPSYPVPSSTGDRDKSSQASDASATTPAAAGASPGGGQIQLWQFLLDLLTDKRNANCIAWAGNNGEFKLLDPDEVSRRWGMRKKKPNMNYDKLSRAIRYYYDKKIMHKVPGKRYVYRFDFETLAMINNNSISSIDFPSNPTIAPAAAGPLSMLGLQQSDVSLAHAAAAASVRMPHSLAMQQQQQQTGSSPSLLLASRGLTGPGMHSFLGGSGGGAGVGGGGSGHLLEVPSAGQIQRPSSAPPAPTTSMGGGYVSSMMFNHHRARDGTPQ, encoded by the exons atgatcgacgtcgtcacgatGCAACAAGACCCGTTGCGCAGTTCTACCCGTCACCGACGCCCATCGTGCGAAACCGAAACGGAATCGCGGCCCCCTT GGTGCCCcgaagcgaacgaaacgaaaccgtcgtcgccgccgcgtaGGAGTCCAAATCCACcagtcgccgccgccgccggggCGCAAGCGCCGTACGCCGATTCGATCGAtgcgaacgccgccgccgtttccgcaACGCCAACGGCATCGACGGctcttctcgccgccgccgttcgtcAATCGACTCCCGCCGTGGCGAGCGCTATGGACTTTTCCGCTCATCAACCAGTCACGAGCATTTTCTCGCGCGCCATCATGACTCACCCGTATGCCG GGGCGGGTATGCCGTACATTCATCCGGCTGGCGTCACAGTTCCTGGAATGGCATCGTTCGGGTCACCAGCAGCCATGTATCATCACGCCGCTCAAGGAGCAATGCCATTTGCGCCGA tgATGGCCGAGGGATTTCATTACGATCCCGTAACGTGGATGGcgatgtcgccgtcgcgcttGGCGTCGCCGTACACTCACGATCAGATGCTCGCCGTTCAGACGGAAATTCGCAACGCAATGAACGCCGGTCGAGCGCCGCAACCAGATCAATTTGCGTCAGttcaacaacaacagcaacagcaacatcaacagcaacaacagcaaacCGTTCGAGTGCCGTCCTCCGTCGATCAAcccgcgtcgtcgccgtctcaaCAACAGCGATTGGCtagcacggcgacgacgacggcggcggcggcggcggcggctgctgCTACAGGAAGTGGcggaagtggcggcggcggcggcggccacAGCCCCAAGGCGGACGGAACTGTTCCCAGTTACCCAgttccgtcgtcgactgGAGATCGAGATAAATCGTCGCAAGCGTCCGatgcgtcggcgacgactccCGCTGCAGCGGGTGCGAGTCCAG GTGGCGGTCAGATTCAACTCTggcaatttcttctcgatcTCCTCACCGACAAACGCAACGCCAATTGCATAGCGTGGGCGGGCAACAACGGCGAGTTCAAACTCCTCGATCCGGACGAAGTGTCGCGTCGATGGGGCatgcgaaagaaaaagccgaACATGAACTACGACAAGCTGAGCCGAGCGATTCGCTACTACTACGACAAGAAGATCATGCACAAGGTGCCGGGAAAGCGCTACGTCTATCGATTCGACTTCGAAACGCTCGCAATGATCAACAACAATTCCATCAGTTCCATCGACTTCCCGTCGAATCCTACCATAGCGCCGGCAGCGGCGGGTCCATTGAGCATGCTGGGTCTACAGCAATCGGACGTCTCGCTGGCCCATGCCGCGGCCGCTGCTAGCGTTCGCATGCCCCACTCCTTGGCCatgcagcagcaacagcagcagacGGGCagctcgccgtcgctgctcTTGGCGTCGCGCGGTCTAACCGGTCCCGGTATGCACTCCTTTCTCGGTGGCAGTGGCGGTGGtgccggcgtcggcggaggcggcagCGGGCATCTTCTCGAAGTGCCGTCGGCCGGACAGATACAGCGTCCGAGTAGCGCtccgccggcgccgacgacgagcatgGGCGGCGGATACGTTTCGTCCATGATGTTCAATCATCATAGGGCGAGGGATGGAACGCCTCAATGA
- the LOC136198302 gene encoding uncharacterized protein: protein MEEELRSKLEQATTYEERAAIRRELRELRKQKQAGSTANGSAATAAAATAAVSSTTKEKKTHSKAAEKSESRKTTSIAPKRAERKPEEKQEVYTSKVETVHLKPTGRNASFQKKADDRPKPSRRSFDVSSVDGKEKQATDKDIQQGLAVYINRELASVKRIRTLLPVPSLGSGFYKTCSNPVLLCSLINLAVPNTIDVRALSSEPSGEASEENLTLALESARSIGCFVDSDTHSAVVEQKKSVILALLIDLLKARLVHSQGAEKLGRNLYDSPALLLGYYGIHI, encoded by the exons ATGGAAGAAGAATTGCGTTCGAAA CTCGAACAAGCGACGACGTACGAAGAACGAGCTGCGATTCGAAGAGAACTTCGAGAACTTCGCAAACAAAAGCAAgccggatcgacggcgaacggCTCCGCCGCcacagccgccgccgccacagccgccgtttcgtcaacaacgaaagagaagaag ACCCACAGCAAGGCCGcggagaagagcgagagTAGGAAGACGACATCCATCGCTCCCAAAA gagctGAAAGGAAGCCGGAGGAGAAGCAGGAGGTGTACACGAGCAAAGTCGAAACGGTGCATCTGAAGCCGACGGGTCGAAATGCGAGTTTTCAGAAGAAAG CTGATGATCGGCCAAAGCCGTCTCGACGGTCGTTTGACGTTTCTTCAGTCGATG gcaaagagaaacagGCGACGGACAAGGACATTCAACAGGGGCTAGCCGTCTACATCAATCGCGAGCTTGCCAGCGTAAAGCGTATTCGAACCCTACTGCCAGTTCCGTCACTCGGTTCGGGCTTCTACAAGACGTGCTCAAACCCTGTCCTTCTATG CTCTTTGATTAATCTTGCTGTCCCAAACACTATTGATGTGAGAGCCCTGTCGTCGGAGCCCTCAG GCGAGGCTAGTGAGGAGAACCTGACGCTGGCCTTGGAATCAGCAAGATCTATTGGCTGCTTTGTCGATAGTGACACTCACTCGGCTGTCGTCGAGCAGAAGAAATCCGTGATCTTGGCTTTGCTTATTGACTTGCTCAAA GCTCGTCTTGTGCACAGTCAAGGAGCAGAGAAACTGGGTAGGAATCTTTATGACAGTCCTGCTCTTCTGCTGGGCTATTATGGAATTCACATATAA
- the LOC136199585 gene encoding 3-beta-hydroxysteroid-Delta(8),Delta(7)-isomerase-like — protein MASGNQPTGFVGYTVEELTQGWTDPVNAIPVTILLGLLLLYGKPKTWTAVWVLINAALIHPWMDGVVGAFGRGPLWLVNEYALIDARYWPTQDATVMGVSIFELILMTPACIFWYATEQKRSFVRHAFAFLTSAFHFMGCFLYIFGEVWNGFHNVPLDWPPQFDTYVKLKYFWFVFVFMNSLWVIIPFAIVASSINACLAIKEKKL, from the exons ATGGCGAGTGGAAATCAGCCGACCGGCTTTGTCGGATACACAGTCGAAGAGCTGACTCAAGGATGGACTGATCCCGTCAACGCCATACCCGTAACCATTCTACTCGGGCTCCTCCTTCTCTACGGCAAACCGAAAACGTGGACAGCGGTGTGGGTTCTCATCAACGCCGCTCTCATTCACCCTTGGATGGACGG AGTTGTCGGGGCTTTTGGTCGAGGTCCCCTTTGGCTCGTGAACGAGTACGCCCTAATCGACGCTCGCTATTGGCCGACGCAGGATGCCACTGTGATGGGCGTCTCTATTTTTGAGCTTATTCTGATGACTCCCGCCTGCATTTTTTG GTATGCCACTGAACAGAAGAGATCCTTTGTGCGACACGCCTTTGCTTTTCTCACGTCGGCGTTCCATTTTATGGGCTGTTTTCTCTATATCTTTGGCGAAGTGTGGAATGGTTTTCACAACGTTCCCTTG GACTGGCCTCCACAGTTTGACACCTACGTCAAATTGAAATACTTTTGGTTCGTGTTCGTGTTTATGAATTCTCTGTGGGTCATCATACCGTTTGCGATTGTGGCCAGCAGCATCAATGCATGCCTGGcaatcaaggaaaagaaactgTAG
- the LOC136199587 gene encoding WD repeat-containing protein 43-like yields the protein MASVFRFDSSGDLLAVGSPDGRIKVWDTRKRTKKCTFDGGTILEGSCSCLEWIRATGAQEDAAKSKRRRRLADASRSLFIAAGSSGGRVTLWDVVSGENERTLEAHQSRVNDFAWDESQCALITCSDDHFIAKWNVETWEEIARWKGDTGPVTALCADFNGTTSLLLSAGRKIKLWDSVKRELLKKFTGHANYVRYLQFVPGYKDYFISLAENERVINAWSSSIRTCVATFSCTEEVAQVHVEKHSKQRDLICLAALSKTSTIHVFTHSLNGSGKAPLDPTCTIQITNTSSVSDPTPVDVWSARLVSGGASLVLAYGSLALPTFEKINPIQEDSHVCLCREVDLGSSSNRLSQKRKSSAGPSTLIGPAQTVMPGTVANGDRERIADEVTVEERLKSVTFTGQSDGHATADSQAQMLVQALYSEDHALLENVLRVGKHRVIETTVKRLPSTLIVPFIEQLVQRIEKKPTRAGELVSWIKTVLLVHGSYLMTVPNLKESLGVLYSLLKSRSILFPQLCVLQGRLDVMVSQLKMQHGSKDDFSNFEPLAVYSEESDEEVSAEMGVSYEEEEDSIEDEDDPE from the exons ATGGCATCGGTGTTTCGATTCGATTCCAGTGGGGATTTGCTTGCCGTCGGCTCACCAGACGGTCGAATAAAAGTCTGGGACACccgaaagagaacgaagaaatgCACGTTCGACGGTGGAACGATTCTCGAAGGCTCGTGCTCGTGCCTGGAGTGGATTCGTGCGACGGGAGCCCAAGAAGACGCG GCCAAATCAAAGCGAAGGCGTCGACTCGCCGACGCATCGCGCTCTCTCTTCATTGCAGCCGGATCGTCGGGCGGTCGCGTCACACTTTGGGACGTCGTATCGggagaaaacgaacgaacattg GAAGCCCATCAATCGCGTGTCAACGATTTCGCTTGGGACGAGAGCCAATGCGCGCTGATCACGTGCTCCGACGATCATTTCATTGCCAAGTGGAATGTCGAAACGTGGGAGGAAATAGC gcgATGGAAGGGGGATACAGGACCTGTGACGGCCTTGTGTGCCGATTTCAATGGCACTACGTCTCTCCTACTTTCTGCTGGGAGGAAAATCAAGCTTTGGGATTCGGTCAAGAGGGAATTGTTAAAG AAATTTACGGGCCACGCTAACTACGTTCGTTATCTTCAATTTGTTCCCGGTTATAAAGATTATTTCATATCATTGGCTGAGAATGAGCGCGTCATAAACGCTTG gagttcgtcgattcgaacgTGCGTTGCAACGTTTTCCTGCACCGAAGAGGTAGCTCAGGTTCACGTCGAGAAGCATTCCAAGCAACGAGAC CTTATTTGCCTTGCAGCTCTCTCCAAAACCAGCACCATACACGTATTCACTCACTCTCTAAATGG TTCTGGCAAAGCGCCTCTTGATCCGACATGCACTATTCAGATCACTAACACCTCATCCGTG TCTGATCCCACTCCTGTCGACGTTTGGTCTGCGAGGTTGGTGTCCGGTGGCGCTTCTCTTGTCCTAGCCTACGGTTCTCTTGCTCTTCCAACATTCGAAAAAATT AATCCCATTCAAGAAGACAGTCACGTTTGCTTGTGTAGAGAAGTTGATTTAGGCTCGAGTTCAAATCGTTTATCTCAA aaaagaaagtcgtctGCTGGGCCATCTACTTTGATTGGTCCAGCTCAGACGGTCATGCCAGGAACGGTGGCCAATGGAGACAGGGAACGAATTGCTGACGAA GTCACTGTTGAAGAGAGACTCAAATCCGTCACGTTTACTGGCCAAAG TGATGGTCATGCTACTGCCGACTCTCAAGCACAGATGCTCGTGCAAGCGCTTTATAGCGAAGATCACGCTCTACTTGAG AACGTTCTTCGAGTCGGAAAACATCGCGTTATTGAGACGACAGTGAAACGTTTACCCAGCACATTGATTGTTCCCTTTATCGAGCAG CTGGTGCAGAGGATAGAGAAAAAGCCCACTAG AGCGGGAGAACTAGTTTCTTGGATCAAGACAGTTTTACTCGTTCACGGTTCTTATCTCATGACT GTACCTAATCTGAAGGAATCGTTGGGCGTCCTTTACAGTCTTCTTAAATCTCGCAGTATTTTATTTCCGCAGCTGTGCGTTTTGCAGGGTCGTCTTGACGTCATGGTATCACAG CTGAAGATGCAGCATGGATCCAAAGATGACTTCAGCAACTTTGAACCGCTGGCCGTGTACTCCGAAGAATCCGATGAAGAAGTCTCTGCCGAAATGGGCGTCTCCtatgaagaggaggaagacaGCATTGAGGATGAAGATGACCCAGAATGA